The Panicum virgatum strain AP13 chromosome 5K, P.virgatum_v5, whole genome shotgun sequence genome has a window encoding:
- the LOC120708451 gene encoding protein MOR1 isoform X2, which produces MSTEDEKLLKEAKKLPWDERLQHKNWKVRNDANIDLAALCDSITDPKDARLREFGPLFKKTVADSNAPVQEKALDALLAFQRAADADASRYAKEVCDAIVAKCLTGRPKTVEKAQAAFLLWVELEAAEVFLESMEKAVKNKVAKAVVPAIDVMFQALSEFGTKVVPPKKILKMLPELFDHPDQNVRASSKGLTLELCRWIGKEPVKSILFEKMRDTMKKELEAELANVSGIAKPTRKIRSEQEKELEEEAVAETTGANTSEEAVADVPVEIDEYDLVDPVDILTPLEKSGFWDGVKATKWSERRDAVAELTKLASAKKIAPGDFHEICRTLKKLITDVNLAVSVEATQAIGNLARGLRAHFSGNARMLLPVLLEKLKEKKPTMTEALSQTLQAMHKSGCFTLIDVIEDVRVAVKNKVPLVRSLTLTWVAFCIETSNKATVLKLHKEYVPICMECLNDGTPEVRDASFSVLTAIAKMVGMKPLERSLEKLDDVRKKKLSDMIGSASETVLSSGTAPITTSGAATSARGTADSLSMKRSAASMLSGKKPVQAAAATKKSGTSKSTAAKKTDGGSQSKASAAPEIEDVEPAEMSLEEIEERISSVVKAETISQLKSTVWKERLEAISMLKQEVESLTELDKSAELLIRLLCAVPGWSEKNVQVQQQVIEVITHISSTVNKFPKRCVVLCLLGISERVADIKTRAHAMKCLTAFCEAVGPGFVFDRLYKIMKEHKNPKVLSEGILWMVSAVEDFGISNLKLKDMIDFCKDIGLQSSAAATRNATIKLIGMLHKFVGPDIKGFLSDVKPALLSALDAEYEKNPFEGAAVAPKRTVRVMDTSSSTSAGPSDGLPREDISAKITPLLKNLASPDWKVRLESIDAVNKIVEEAHKRIQPTGTVELFTALRGRLYDSNKNLVMATLSTIGGLAYAMGPSVEKSSKGILADVLKCLGDNKKHMRECTLTALDSWVAAAQLDKMVPYIIVTLGDQKTGSEGRKDLFDWLSKHVSKMGDPSEALPLLKPSASSLMDKSSEVRKAAESFMNEIVKICGQEVVGRNLKDLPSPTLAIVAERLKLTTIHEGYSESVKMVTTSMSLPSKAGLKSSKHGANDRGSNVAKPVSQRGLPARASVTMVSTQDHAQSQSLFNIKDSNKEERERRVLVRKFKFEEPRREQIDELKIDLFKHFREDVSLRLWNSDFKRQIDGIELLQKALPSSGKEVIELLDILLRWFVLRFCESNTTCLLKVLDFLPELFDVLKDQSYMLTEAEAAIFLPCLVEKSGHNIEKVREKMGELIKQMVNIYSLPKLLPYTLEGLRSKNNRTRIECVDIVGYFIDHHGTEVGGLMKNLPSVAALTAERDGEIRKAALNTLATAYKNLGDDVWRYVGKLSDAQRSMLDDRFKWKAREMDKRREGRPGDARAALRRSVRENGSDIAEQSGEVVSRSVAGSMISRDNFGYADAHMDRHMIPRQMPAATGPADWREALEIVALGLPEQSVEGMKVICHELTQAADPESMVLEDLIKEADRLVSCLAVMVPKTFNFSLSGASSRSCKYVLNTLMQTFQIKRLAHAVKEGTLDNLITELLLWLLDERVPLMDDGSQLLKALNVLMLKILDNAERTSSFVVLINLLRPLDPSRWPSPTPTESLAVKNQKFSDLVVKCLIKLTKVLQSTIYEVDLDRILQSIHIYLQELGMEEIRRRAGADDKPLRMVKTVLHELVKLRGTAIKGHLSMVPIDAEPQPIILAYIDLNLQTLAAARMLTPSGPMGQTHWGDAASNNPNPSTHSADAQLKQELAAVFKKIGDKQTCTIGLYELYRITQLYPKVDIFAQLQNASEAFRTYIRDGLAQVEKNAAAGRTPSSLPLSTPPPIAAIPSPKFAPSPVQTKSIGSRTDSNEDASVETQQAFRSQGDDARLHSMDQPTDRYQTSGTLDALRERMKSIQAAAVGHFDGAQARPLPSMNGSNMLHGGTRLDGEPQQQSNIPPMDERALSGLQARMERLKSGSMEPL; this is translated from the exons ATGTCGACGGAGGACGAGAAGCTCCTCAAGGAGGCGAAGAAGCTGCCGTGGGACGAGCGGCTGCAGCATAAGAACTGGAAGGTGAGGAATGACGCGAACATCGACCTCGCCGCGCTCTGCGACTCGATCACCGACCCCAAGGACGCCCGCCTCCGCGAGTTCG GGCCATTGTTTAAGAAGACGGTTGCTGATTCCAATGCGCCGGTGCAGGAGAAGGCGCTGGATGCCCTTCTAGCATTCCAGCGAGCTGCTGATGCCGACGCTTCAAG ATATGCCAAGGAGGTTTGTGATGCGATCGTGGCCAAGTGTCTCACTGGCCGACCGAAGACTGTGGAGAAGGCTCAAGCTGCATTCCTCCTGTGGGTGGAACTGGAGGCTGCAGAGGTCTTCCTT GAATCCATGGAGAAGGCCGTGAAGAACAAAGTGGCTAAAGCAGTTGTACCTGCTATTGATGTGATGTTTCAAGCACTCAG TGAATTTGGAACAAAGGTAGTGCCACCCAAAAAGATTCTGAAGATGCTTCCTGAGCTGTTTGATCATCCAGACCAGAATGTCCGGGCTTCTTCTAAGGGTTTGACACTAGAGCTTTGTCGGTGGATTGGCAAAGAGCCTGTAAAGTCTATTTTATTTGAGAAGATGAGAGATACTATG AAAAAGGAGTTGGAAGCAGAATTGGCAAACGTCTCAGGAATTGCCAAGCCAACTCGAAAAATAAG ATCGGAACAAGAAAAGGAGCTTGAGGAGGAGGCTGTGGCAGAGACAACCGGGGCTAACACTTCTGAAGAAGCTGTGGCAGATG TCCCCGTGGAGATCGATGAATACGACCTTGTTGATCCTGTAGACATTTTAACCCCACTAGAAAAATCTGGATTCTGGGATGGTGTG AAAGCGACTAAATGGTCAGAGAGAAGGGATGCTGTGGCAGAGTTAACTAAGCTTGCTTCAGCCAAAAAAATTGCTCCTGGTGATTTTCATGAAATCTGCCGGACTCTGAAGAAG CTCATTACAGATGTTAATTTGGCTGTCTCAGTGGAAGCTACTCAGGCAATAGGGAATTTAGCTAGAGGTTTAAGAGCCCATTTTTCTGGAAATGCACGGATGCTTCTTCCAGTTTTGCTT GAAAAACTGAAAGAAAAAAAGCCAACGATGACGGAAGCACTGTCTCAAACGCTTCAAGCGATGCACAAATCTGGTTGTTTTACACTTATTGATGTGATTGAAG ATGTTCGGGTGGCAGTAAAAAATAAGGTCCCTCTTGTTCGTTCCCTAACACTGACCTGGGttgcattttgcattgaaaCAAGCAATAAAGCAACTGTACTAAAGTTGCACAAGGAATATGTTCCTATTTGCATGGAG TGCTTGAATGATGGTACACCAGAAGTACGAGATGCCTCATTTTCTGTCTTGACTGCCATTGCCAAG ATGGTTGGTATGAAACCCTTGGAACGATCGCTGGAGAAATTAGATGATGTAAGAAAAAAGAAACTGTCAGATATGATTGGTTCTGCCAGTGAGACTGTTTTGAGTTCAGGGACAG CGCCTATTACAACTTCAGGAGCTGCCACATCTGCtcgcggg ACGGCAGATAGCTTGTCAATGAAGAGATCTGCTGCAAGCATGCTTAGTGGAAAGAAGCCTGTCCAGGCAGCG GCAGCTACTAAGAAGTCTGGAACATCAAAATCCACTGCAGCAAAAAAGACAGATGGTGGATCACAGTCAAAGGCATCTGCTGCTCCTGAGATTGAGGACGTTGAG CCGGCTGAGATGAGTTTGGAGGAAATAGAAGAGAGGATAAGCTCTGTTGTGAAAGCTGAGACAATTTCCCAATTGAAGAGCACCGTCTGGAAAGAGCGCCTTGAAG CTATTAGCATGCTCAAGCAGGAGGTGGAAAGTCTTACAGAACTTGATAAGTCTGCTGAACTTCTGATTCGTTTGTTGTGTGCTGTGCCTGGATGGAGTGAAAAGAATGTTCAG GTTCAGCAACAAGTTATAGAGGTCATCACCCATATTTCCTCGACTGTTAACAAATTTCCAAAGCGATGTGTGGTCCTATGCCTTCTTG GCATAAGTGAAAGGGTTGCTGATATTAAAACACgggcccatgcaatgaaatgcctCACTGCCTTTTGTGAGGCTGTGGGTCCAGGATTTGTGTTTGACAGG CTATACAAAATAATGAAGGAGCATAAGAATCCCAAGGTTCTTAGTGAGGGTATTCTTTGGATGGTCTCTGCTGTAGAAGACTTTGGGATTTCTAATTTGAAGCTAAAG GACATGATTGATTTTTGCAAAGACATCGGTCTTCAATCTAGTGCTGCTGCAACAAGAAATGCAACTATAAAACTAATTGGGATGCTACATAAGTTTGTGGGACCAG ACATCAAGGGCTTTTTAAGTGATGTCAAACCTGCACTTCTAAGTGCCCTGGATGCTGAATATGAGAAAAATCCTTTTGAG GGTGCCGCTGTTGCTCCGAAGAGAACAGTAAGAGTTATGGATACTTCATCTTCTACATCTGCTGGCCCGTCTGATGGGCTTCCACGGGAAGACATTAGTGCTAAGATAACACCTTTATTAAAGAATTTGGCCAGTCCTGACTGGAAG GTACGACTGGAGTCCATTGATGCAGTCAATAAAATTGTGGAGGAGGCCCATAAACGCATCCAGCCTACAGGAACAG TTGAGCTGTTCACTGCGCTTAGAGGCCGTCTTTATGACAGCAACAAAAATTTAGTAATGGCAACCTTGTCCACCATTGGTGGCCTTGCATATGCTATGGGCCCTTCTGTTGAAAAATCAAGCAAG GGTATTTTGGCAGATGTGCTGAAGTGTCTTGGTGACAATAAGAAGCACATGCGAGAGTGCACATTGACTGCTTTAGATTCATGGGTTGCTGCTGCTCAACTCGACAAGATGGTTCCATATATTATTGTGACTTTGGGTGATCAGAAAACAGGCTCAGAAGGGCGAAAAGATCTTTTTGATTGGTTATCTAAGCATGTTTCAAAAATGGGCGATCCATCTGAGGCTTTGCCTTTGTTGAAGCCCTCAGCATCTTCTTTGATG GATAAATCTTCTGAAGTCCGTAAAGCTGCTGAATCCTTTATGAATGAAATTGTCAAAATATGTGGCCAAGAAGTG GTTGGAAGGAACCTAAAAGATTTGCCATCACCTACTTTGGCCATTGTAGCAGAGAGGTTGAAACTGACTACTATACATGAAG GATATTCTGAATCTGTCAAGATGGTGACAACAAGCATGAGCTTGCCATCAAAAGCAGGTTTGAAGAGCAGTAAACATGGTGCTAACGATCGTGGTTCTAATGTGGCCAAACCTGTCTCTCAG AGAGGTCTTCCAGCAAGAGCATCCGTTACTATGGTTTCTacgcaagatcatgcccaatcGCAGTCATTATTTAACATAAAGGACTCAAACAAG GAAGAGCGGGAGAGACGTGTTTTGGTTAGAAAATTCAAGTTTGAAGAACCGCGCCGAGAGCAGATTGATGAATTAAAG ATTGATTTGTTTAAGCATTTCCGAGAAGATGTAAGCTTGCGATTGTGGAACTCAGACTTTAAGAGGCAAATAGATGGTATCGAATTGCTACAAAAG GCACTTCCATCGAGTGGGAAAGAAGTAATTGAGCTTCTTGACATACTATTAAGGTGGTTTGTCTTACGCTTTTGTGAATCTAACACAACATGTTTGCTGAAG GTCCTTGACTTTCTTCCTGAGCTGTTTGATGTTCTAAAAGACCAATCTTACATGTTAACAGAAGCTGAAGCTGCAATTTTTCTTCCTTGCCTTGTAGAGAAG TCTGGTCATAACATTGAAAAAGTAAGGGAAAAAATGGGAGAGCTGATAAAGCAAATGGTCAACATTTATTCTCTTCCCAAACTACTCCCCTATACTTTGGAGGGACTCCGCTCCAAGAATAACCGGACGAGGATAGAATGTGTAGATATTGTTGGATACTTCATTGACCATCATGGGACTGAG GTTGGTGGGTTGATGAAAAACTTGCCATCTGTTGCAGCACTGACAGCAGAGCGTGATGGTGAGATCAGGAAAGCTGCTCTAAATACACTTGCAACTGCCTACAAAAACCTTG GGGATGATGTATGGCGATATGTTGGAAAACTCTCAGATGCCCAAAGAAGCATGCTTGATGATAGGTTTAAATGGAAG GCTAGAGAAATGGATAAAAGGAGAGAAGGAAGGCCTGGTGATGCTCGAGCAGCTTTGAGGCGTTCAGTTAGAGAGAATGG GTCTGACATAGCAGAACAAAGCGGAGAAGTGGTTTCCCGTTCAGTTGCAGGGTCAATGATCTCAAG GGACAATTTTGGATATGCTGATGCTCATATGGATAGGCATATGATTCCTAGGCAGATGCCAGCTGCAACTGGTCCTGCAGACTGGCGTGAAGCTCTTGAGATTGTTGCATTGGGTTTGCCAGAGCAG TCCGTTGAAGGAATGAAAGTCATATGCCATGAGCTAACCCAGGCAGCTGATCCTGAAAGCATGGTGCTTGAAGATCTAATTAAGGAAGCTGACAGATTAGTTTCATGCTTGGCTGTTATG GTTCCAAAGACCTTCAATTTTAGCCTGTCTGGGGCATCTTCAAGGTCTTGTAAATATGTTTTAAATACGCTCATGCAG ACGTTTCAGATCAAACGTCTTGCTCATGCTGTGAAGGAGGGTACCCTAGACAACCTTATTACAGAATTACTTCTTTGGCTTTTAGATGAAAGAGTTCCTCTTATGGATGATGGCAGTCAATTGCTCAAAGCACTTAATGTTTTAATGCTTAAGATCCTg GATAATGCTGAAAGAACATCCTCGTTTGTTGTGCTAATTAATTTATTGAGGCCTTTGGACCCTTCAAGATGGCCGTCGCCTACACCAACCGAATCTCTTGCTGTAAAGAATCAGAAGTTTTCAGACTTAGTTGTCAAATGTTTAATTAAGTTGACAAAG GTTCTTCAGAGTACAATCTATGAAGTTGATCTTGATCGAATTCTTCAGAGCATTCATATTTATTTACAAGAACTGGGAATGGAAGAAATACGTAGAAG GGCTGGTGCTGATGATAAGCCATTAAGAATGGTCAAAACTGTCTTGCATGAACTTGTCAAGCTTCGTGGGACAGCAATTAAAGGTCACCTTTCAATGGTTCCTATAGATGCTGAACCTCAGCCAATAATTCTAGCATACATTGATCTTAATCTTCAG ACCCTTGCAGCAGCTAGAATGTTGACACCATCTGGACCTATGGGACAAACTCACTGGGGTGACGCTGCATCGAACAATCCAAACCCATCTACTCACTCTGCTGACGCGCAATTGAAG CAAGAGCTTGCTGCCGTCTTCAAGAAAATTGGTGATAAGCAGACATGTACAATTGGTCTGTATGAACTCTATCGAATAACCCAGCTCTACCCAAAG GTCGACATATTTGCTCAGCTTCAGAATGCAAGTGAAGCATTTAGAACCTATATCAGAGATGGGCTAGCTCAG GTGGAGAAAAATGCAGCAGCTGGAAGAACGCCCTCTAGTCTTCCATTATCCACGCCTCCTCCAATAGCAGCCATACCCTCTCCAAAATTTGCACCATCTCCTGTTCAAACAAAATCCATTGGTAGCAGAACAGATTCAAATGAAGATGCCAGCGTTGAGACACAACAGGCCTTCAGAAGCCAAGGAGATGATGCTAGACTACATTCTATGGACCAACCAACTGACAGATACCAGACCTCAG GGACATTGGATGCTCTTAGGGAAAGGATGAAAAGTATTCAA